A genomic stretch from Anas platyrhynchos isolate ZD024472 breed Pekin duck chromosome 25, IASCAAS_PekinDuck_T2T, whole genome shotgun sequence includes:
- the UBASH3B gene encoding ubiquitin-associated and SH3 domain-containing protein B produces the protein MAQRGQPAPHAMAAKEELYSKVIPRRNRQHRAGTIKHGSSLEILLSMGFPKARAQKALASTGGRSVQAACDWLFSHVGDPFLDDTLPREYVLYLRPTGPLAQKLSEFWQQSKQICGKNKAHNIFPHITLCQFFMCEDSKVDALTEALQATVMRWKCKFPAPLPLELYTSSNFIGLFVKEESAEVLKKFAADFAAEAASKADVHVEPHKKQLHVTLAYHFQTSHLPTLEKLAQNIDVKLGCDWVAAIFSRDIRFVNHETLQVIYPYTPQNDDELELVPGDFIFMSPVEQTSTSEGWIYGISLATGCSGLLPENYITKADECGTWVFHGSYSILNTTSSPSLQAFSDGALERRPQEDQGPGDTGPLTIICQNVQPLRISSQPGPQKRCLFVCRHGERMDVVFGKYWLSQCFDAKGRYMRSNLNMPHSLPQRSGGFRDYEKDAPITVLGCMQARLVGEALLETNTIVDYIYSSPSLRCVQTAHNILKGMQQENNLKIRIEPGLFEWTKWVSGNTLPAWIPPMDLAAATLSVDTTYRPHIPVSKLVVSESYDTYISRSYQVTKEIISECKGKGNNILIVAHASSLEACTCQLQGLSPQNSKDFVQMVRKIPYLGFCSCEELGDTGVWQLTDPPILPLTHGPTGGFNWRETLLQE, from the exons aCAAAAAGCACTGGCATCAACAGGTGGACGAAGCGTTCAAGCAGCATGCGACTG GCTGTTCTCCCATGTGGGTGACCCATTCCTCGATGACACCCTGCCCCGGGAGTACGTCCTCTACCTGCGCCCCACCGGCCCCCTGGCTCAGAAGCTCTCCGAGTTCTGGCAGCAGTCAAAGCAGATCTGTGGGAAGAACAAAGCTCACAACATTTTCCCACATATCACCCTCTGCCAGTTCTTTATG TGCGAGGACAGCAAGGTCGATGCTCTCACTGAAGCTCTGCAGGCCACCGTGATGCGGTGGAAGTGCAaattccctgcccctctgcctctGGAGCTCTACACATCCTCGAACTTCATCGGGCTTTTCGTCAAGGAAGAAAGTGCTGAGGTGCTCAAGAAGTTTGCTGCAGACTTCGCTGCAGAGGCAGCCTCCAAAGCAG ATGTTCACGTGGAGCCCCACAAGAAGCAGCTCCACGTGACGCTGGCCTACCACTTCCAAACCAGCCACCTGCCCACGCTGGAGAAGCTGGCACAGAACATCGACGTCAAGCTGGGCTGCGACTGGGTCGCCGCGATTTTCTCCCGAGACATACGCTTTGTGAATCACGAG ACTCTGCAAGTGATCTATCCTTACACACCCCAGAACGATGATGAACTCGAGCTGGTCCCAGGGGACTTCATTTTCATGTCACCAGTGGAACAAACCAGTACAAGTGAGGGCTGGATTTATGGCATTTCCCTTGCAACTGGCTGCTCTGGGCTGCTGCCCGAAAATTACATCACGAAGGCGGATGAATGTGGGACCTGGGTGTTTCATGG GTCTTACTCGATTCTGAATACTACATCCTCCCCGTCCCTTCAAGCTTTCAGCGACGGAGCTCTGGAGAGAAGGCCGCAGGAAGACCAGGGgcctggggacacggggccaCTCACCATCATCTGCCAGAACGTGCAG CCGCTGAGAATAAGCAGTCAGCCAGGGCCTCAGAAGCGCTGCCTTTTTGTCTGCAGACACGGGGAAAGAATGGATGTCGTTTTTGGGAAGTACTGGTTGTCACAGTGCTTTGATGCCAAAG GAAGGTACATGCGTAGTAACCTGAATATGCCTCACAGCTTACCTCAAAGAAGCGGCGGTTTCAGGGATTATGAAAAAGACGCGCCCATCACCGTGCTGGGCTGCATGCAGGCAAGGCTTGTTG GTGAAGCCTTGCTAGAAACTAATACCATTGTAGACTACATCTACAGCTCCCCGTCCCTCCGGTGTGTGCAGACAGCACACAACATCTTGAAAG gTATGCAACAAGAGAACAACCTGAAAATTCGAATAGAGCCGGGCTTGTTTGAATGGACCAAGTGGGTCTCTGGGAACACACTACCTGCTTGGATACCCCCCATGGACTTAGCTGCAGCTACTCTAAGCGTTGATACAACCTACAG ACCTCATATTCCCGTCAGCAAGTTGGTGGTTTCTGAATCTTATGATACGTACATAAGTAGAAGCTACCAAGTAACAAAAGAAATCATCAGTGAATGTAAAGGCAAAG GGAATAACATCCTGATAGTGGCACACGCGTCCTCCCTGGAGGCCTGTACCTGCCAGCTCCAAGGGCTCTCGCCGCAGAACTCCAAGGACTTTGTACAGATGGTCCGAAAG ATTCCCTACTTGGGGTTTTGTTCATGCGAAGAACTAGGGGATACAGGTGTTTGGCAGCTTACAGACCCCCCCATCCTCCCTCTCACACATGGACCAACTGGAGGCTTTAACTGGAGAGAAACCTTACTACAGGAATAG